The proteins below are encoded in one region of Fimbriimonadaceae bacterium:
- a CDS encoding DUF4209 domain-containing protein, protein MEEHTPEAPKLMFTDLHVTADDLRVVPWLDTIEQDKRDEVDNYSTPLFAAARVAAEAGDRRAEQVYVLLGSASSMFYDSNDAAEPLKPMFVMANSRSAALSDFEDQHLDPIAAVYAEIADREMKARLADILWIRRKDHQAARVAAAAYLEGAKALMDPAEWVHGFHRLQRAMQIAGALGKQSAERNAVADYALELLAKLDGSDPLYLTRSIIDLALAYKIGDPALLAGYAEKSAEGAEGRQDWITAADYWALVATCRRKAGNEAGATEASLRQGEAQISVGETMAGKPGLAAEHWFEQGLLTLRQAGAPKERQEELMKRLHELQKERLEHLGKIETSVPIDPQLIEHIEKVKGMSLRDALAFWAIQVRPIGKERLREMVREHVTQSPLSSIFSNSILREDGKVAFVIPAMPLNEEPSDELLQLHMWRMAEMTRPVTAWMAEQIRHMIAGEHPWEEGCLDWLLNDNLFVPKGREPIFARGLQSGIEGDYLIATHLLVPQLENSFRHVLNQHGVLTTFLRQDGTQDEFPINKIVETEAFSQIFGQDLAFELRGLLAEHAGANLRNNVSHGLVSAGSFYSPSNIILVPLTLWLLLHGVERASENQIEHND, encoded by the coding sequence TTGGAAGAACACACCCCAGAAGCACCGAAGCTGATGTTCACGGACCTGCACGTCACGGCAGACGACTTGCGCGTAGTCCCGTGGCTTGACACGATCGAGCAAGACAAGCGAGACGAGGTTGACAACTATTCAACCCCGCTCTTCGCCGCCGCCAGAGTCGCCGCTGAAGCTGGAGACAGACGCGCAGAGCAAGTCTACGTGCTGCTTGGATCGGCGTCGTCGATGTTCTATGACTCAAACGACGCAGCCGAGCCGCTGAAGCCCATGTTTGTCATGGCGAACTCGCGATCTGCCGCGCTGAGTGATTTCGAGGATCAACACCTTGACCCAATCGCGGCCGTGTACGCCGAAATCGCCGACCGAGAAATGAAAGCAAGGTTGGCCGACATCCTTTGGATTCGGCGAAAGGATCACCAAGCAGCGCGGGTCGCGGCCGCCGCATATCTGGAGGGTGCCAAGGCGTTGATGGACCCCGCTGAGTGGGTGCACGGATTTCACCGATTGCAGCGAGCCATGCAGATCGCCGGAGCGCTGGGTAAGCAGAGCGCAGAACGCAATGCGGTCGCGGACTATGCTCTCGAACTCCTCGCCAAGTTGGACGGGAGCGATCCTCTGTACTTGACCAGATCAATCATCGACCTCGCCCTTGCATACAAGATTGGTGATCCCGCATTGCTGGCGGGTTACGCGGAAAAGTCCGCAGAGGGCGCTGAAGGTCGCCAAGACTGGATAACCGCTGCCGACTATTGGGCCCTCGTCGCAACGTGTAGAAGGAAGGCGGGGAACGAAGCGGGCGCTACCGAGGCTTCGCTTCGTCAGGGAGAAGCTCAAATTTCAGTCGGAGAGACGATGGCTGGGAAGCCAGGACTCGCTGCTGAGCATTGGTTTGAACAGGGTTTGCTCACGCTGAGGCAGGCAGGTGCTCCCAAGGAACGGCAAGAGGAACTCATGAAGCGCCTTCACGAGCTTCAGAAGGAGCGATTGGAGCACCTGGGCAAGATCGAAACCAGCGTCCCGATAGATCCACAACTGATCGAGCACATCGAGAAGGTCAAGGGTATGAGTCTCCGAGATGCCCTGGCATTCTGGGCAATTCAGGTCCGACCAATCGGCAAGGAACGCCTACGTGAGATGGTCCGAGAGCACGTCACCCAGAGTCCTCTTTCGAGCATCTTCTCGAACTCCATCTTGCGCGAAGACGGCAAGGTCGCCTTCGTGATCCCCGCAATGCCGCTGAATGAGGAGCCAAGCGACGAGTTGCTCCAACTACACATGTGGCGGATGGCGGAGATGACCAGACCGGTGACCGCGTGGATGGCCGAGCAGATCCGACACATGATTGCTGGCGAGCACCCGTGGGAGGAAGGTTGTCTGGACTGGCTATTGAACGACAATCTCTTCGTCCCGAAGGGACGTGAACCGATTTTCGCGCGCGGCCTTCAATCGGGAATTGAAGGCGATTACCTCATTGCGACGCACCTGCTCGTACCGCAGTTGGAGAACTCATTCCGGCACGTGCTGAACCAACACGGCGTTCTCACCACCTTCTTGCGCCAAGATGGGACGCAGGACGAGTTCCCGATCAACAAGATCGTGGAGACTGAGGCATTCAGCCAGATCTTCGGACAAGACCTCGCCTTTGAGTTGAGAGGCTTGCTGGCCGAGCATGCTGGGGCGAACCTTCGGAACAACGTCTCACATGGGCTTGTTTCGGCGGGAAGTTTCTACAGCCCGAGCAACATCATCCTAGTCCCGCTGACCCTTTGGCTGCTGCTTCATGGAGTCGAGCGGGCGAGTGAGAATCAAATCGAGCACAACGACTAA
- a CDS encoding SAP domain-containing protein codes for MNLRSLFSKRETATPRPVNEPQPLSQQELFLLSLFLKPRLRQTITGPGWNDVWRASLGKEPARVLDGFVTQGLLRTCDSAEKLEVKFRVPELVDICKRHGLAHKGKKAELIATLVERVSPSEIASMTSDVHPLRCTEVGTTLADAYKQKADAARQEAEDSCMDALQRGELAQACQIVRRFEARQPLPRGMGVDWSNPDISHELGLLVALFQDKPPSTAPPTTIAAAMGLLWGTGPEKWLPKEPSDSSKRRRRTPEEKAAEVAARMEAFRANHERTLEGYRANRDVIIAVEILAAQSSCDFCKSRVGRYPLDSVPPLPHSECTHDMGCRCVYVPVTRLSDL; via the coding sequence ATGAACTTGCGTTCACTCTTCTCCAAGCGCGAAACCGCCACGCCGCGACCGGTCAATGAACCGCAGCCCTTGTCTCAGCAGGAGTTGTTCCTGCTGTCGTTGTTCCTGAAACCTCGGCTCCGGCAGACCATTACGGGGCCAGGATGGAATGACGTCTGGCGAGCTTCATTGGGTAAGGAGCCCGCGCGAGTCCTCGATGGCTTCGTGACGCAAGGTCTTTTGCGCACCTGCGACAGTGCGGAGAAGCTTGAAGTCAAGTTCCGCGTCCCGGAGCTTGTCGACATCTGCAAACGTCACGGCCTCGCTCACAAGGGCAAGAAAGCGGAACTGATTGCTACGCTGGTCGAAAGAGTCAGTCCGAGCGAGATCGCTTCCATGACATCAGACGTGCATCCCCTGCGATGCACTGAGGTTGGGACTACCTTGGCTGACGCTTATAAGCAGAAGGCGGACGCGGCTCGGCAAGAAGCTGAGGATTCATGTATGGATGCGCTCCAACGAGGTGAACTGGCGCAGGCTTGCCAGATCGTGCGGCGGTTCGAAGCGCGTCAACCTCTTCCGAGAGGCATGGGCGTTGACTGGTCCAATCCCGACATTTCGCACGAGCTTGGACTGCTGGTGGCGCTCTTCCAGGATAAACCACCTTCGACAGCACCGCCGACCACGATCGCAGCAGCGATGGGCTTGCTCTGGGGGACGGGACCGGAGAAGTGGCTCCCCAAGGAACCGTCCGATTCCAGTAAACGCCGACGCCGCACACCGGAAGAGAAGGCAGCGGAGGTGGCCGCACGAATGGAAGCATTCCGAGCAAACCATGAGAGGACACTTGAAGGCTATCGGGCGAACAGAGACGTGATCATCGCTGTAGAGATCCTCGCCGCCCAATCTTCATGCGACTTCTGCAAGAGCAGAGTCGGCCGCTATCCGCTCGATTCCGTGCCTCCATTGCCTCACTCAGAGTGCACTCACGACATGGGATGCCGGTGTGTATACGTCCCGGTGACAAGACTGAGCGACCTTTAA
- a CDS encoding SAM-dependent DNA methyltransferase, with amino-acid sequence MPRGKKNTDAAAPLSTRESLSSTIKTIRNIMRKDKGLNGDLDRLPMLTWLMFLKFLDDSDEMHKVSDELAGRPHKELIEPPYRWRDWAGPVDGLTGDELKAFINQDEAIRPDGTRGLGLFAYLKTRSGGRGDVLAYVFRELQNRMANGYLLRDVVNKINEVKFTSSENIHTLSHLYESMLREMRDAAGDSGEFYTPRPVVKFMIQMLDPKLGETVLDPACGTGGFLVEAYEHIKQQARLAEHYRVLQEHTLFGNEAKSLPYLLAQMNLVLHGVESPNITIGNSLAVKLTEIGDAERVDVIATNPPFGGEEERSIQNGFPADKRTSETALLFLQLIMRRLRRQPKPGRAAVVVPNGVLFGDGICARIKEDLLKEFNLHTIVRLGSGAFAPYTDIPTNLLFFDREGPTREVWYYEVALPEGKKKYSKTAPMLEEEFQPAADWWMDRKESDRAWRVPIADIEAGDLNLDIKNPRGSSVEDDAAPHEIVARMIENQRLVGGLLEDINNLVREGSA; translated from the coding sequence ATGCCCCGAGGAAAGAAAAACACCGATGCCGCCGCGCCGCTCTCTACGCGAGAGTCCCTAAGCTCGACCATCAAGACTATCCGCAACATCATGCGGAAGGACAAGGGCCTGAACGGTGACCTCGACCGGCTGCCAATGCTCACGTGGCTGATGTTCCTCAAGTTCCTCGACGATTCCGACGAGATGCACAAGGTCAGCGATGAGCTTGCTGGGCGGCCCCACAAGGAGTTGATCGAGCCGCCATACAGATGGCGAGATTGGGCTGGACCCGTGGATGGTTTGACCGGCGACGAACTCAAAGCGTTCATCAACCAAGACGAAGCCATCCGGCCAGACGGGACGCGCGGACTCGGCCTCTTTGCCTACCTGAAGACTCGTTCGGGTGGCCGGGGAGACGTTCTTGCGTACGTCTTCCGCGAACTTCAGAATCGGATGGCAAATGGCTATCTTCTGCGCGACGTGGTGAACAAGATCAATGAGGTCAAATTTACGTCGAGCGAGAACATCCACACCCTTAGCCACCTCTACGAGTCGATGCTCCGAGAGATGCGCGACGCGGCGGGCGACTCTGGCGAGTTCTACACCCCTCGCCCCGTCGTCAAGTTCATGATCCAGATGCTTGATCCCAAGCTCGGTGAGACCGTGCTCGATCCGGCTTGTGGAACAGGTGGTTTCTTAGTGGAAGCCTACGAGCACATCAAACAGCAAGCTCGATTGGCAGAGCACTATCGCGTGCTTCAAGAGCACACGCTCTTCGGCAACGAAGCCAAGTCCTTGCCGTATCTCCTTGCTCAGATGAATCTCGTGCTCCACGGCGTCGAGTCACCCAATATCACCATCGGCAACTCGCTTGCCGTCAAGCTCACTGAAATCGGCGACGCCGAGCGCGTGGACGTCATCGCCACCAATCCGCCTTTCGGCGGCGAAGAAGAGCGCTCGATCCAGAACGGTTTCCCCGCCGACAAGCGCACAAGCGAAACCGCGCTCCTCTTCCTGCAACTCATCATGCGCAGACTTCGACGGCAGCCCAAACCAGGTCGCGCTGCAGTCGTTGTGCCGAACGGCGTGCTCTTCGGGGATGGTATCTGCGCCCGTATCAAGGAGGACTTGCTCAAGGAGTTCAACCTGCACACCATCGTGCGGCTTGGCTCTGGGGCGTTCGCGCCGTATACCGACATCCCCACCAACCTCCTGTTCTTCGATCGCGAGGGCCCCACGCGCGAGGTGTGGTACTACGAAGTAGCGCTGCCCGAGGGGAAGAAGAAGTACAGCAAGACCGCTCCGATGTTGGAAGAAGAGTTCCAACCCGCCGCCGACTGGTGGATGGATCGGAAAGAGTCGGACCGGGCGTGGCGTGTACCGATTGCGGACATTGAGGCTGGCGATCTGAACCTAGACATCAAGAATCCGCGAGGCAGTTCTGTCGAAGACGATGCCGCCCCGCATGAGATCGTGGCACGCATGATCGAGAACCAGAGACTGGTGGGCGGCCTTCTTGAGGACATTAACAACCTAGTTCGAGAGGGCTCGGCGTGA
- a CDS encoding DEAD/DEAH box helicase family protein, which yields MTEQYRITKGRIVVAGQVARRREALKADYLLKYTGDFNIAVVEAKAESELAANGVQQAIRYAQMLGLCFAYSTNGHDIIEIDLTTGVEANVSQFPTPEELWHRLNGTEPLDADQTAHVLAPIYSAGSHEERYYQQIAINRTVEAIVRGQKRVLLVMATGTGKTPTAFQICWKLWTSKWNARNDPTRKPRILYLADRTVLVDDPKDKTFAPFGDARGKIERGNAIKSRELYFATYQAIAEDESRPGLYKEYAPDFFDLIIVDECHRGSAREDSVWRDILEYFEPAFQLGLTATPVRRHDGDSYDYFGDPIYTYSLKQGIEDGFLAPYRVHRIVTHYDAVGYRPSQGEVDRLGQAIPDGEYSTKDFERTIALRARTKAIAKHLTDFMKAHDRFAKTIVFCVDQEHAAEMRQELINLNSDLVKKHPNYVCRVTADEGDLGKGHLSDFQDLEKSTPVILTTSQLLTTGVDAPTVKNVVLARIIGSMVEFKQIIGRGTRVREDYGKLFFNILDYTGTAVTMFADPDFDGEPLPPDEPGGGGDGEPPQVREGRRKYYVDDGVVQVVAHVVYELDANGNQLRVIQYTDFTKEQVRRLYPSAEDLLADWSKPDKRTQIIEALRDRGIEFDELAKVAGKPDADPFDLMCHLAYGAPLRSRRERAQNLKKRQAEFFDQFGPTARMILEELLAKYEEVGASQFVIPDVLQVPPISEHGSIQEIASEFGGPVQLRDAVTKLQEMLYISEVG from the coding sequence ATGACCGAGCAATACAGGATCACGAAAGGACGAATCGTGGTCGCGGGCCAGGTTGCGCGACGTAGGGAGGCGCTGAAGGCCGACTACCTGCTGAAATACACGGGTGATTTCAACATCGCGGTTGTCGAGGCTAAGGCTGAGTCGGAGCTTGCTGCGAATGGGGTCCAACAAGCCATCCGGTATGCGCAGATGCTCGGACTCTGTTTCGCCTATTCGACGAACGGGCACGATATCATCGAGATCGACCTAACCACGGGAGTTGAGGCTAACGTCAGTCAGTTTCCCACTCCAGAGGAACTTTGGCATCGGCTCAATGGCACGGAGCCGTTGGACGCCGATCAGACGGCCCATGTCCTTGCGCCGATCTATTCCGCTGGCTCTCATGAGGAACGGTATTACCAGCAGATCGCCATCAACCGGACGGTTGAGGCGATCGTCCGTGGGCAGAAGCGTGTGCTACTCGTCATGGCAACGGGTACAGGCAAAACTCCGACCGCATTCCAAATCTGCTGGAAGCTCTGGACGTCAAAGTGGAATGCCAGGAACGACCCCACGCGCAAGCCTCGCATCCTTTACTTGGCTGATCGAACGGTGTTGGTCGACGACCCGAAGGACAAGACCTTTGCTCCCTTCGGTGATGCTAGGGGAAAGATCGAGCGCGGGAACGCGATCAAGTCCCGCGAACTCTACTTCGCGACCTATCAGGCCATCGCAGAGGATGAATCCAGACCGGGGCTGTACAAGGAATATGCTCCGGACTTCTTCGATTTGATCATCGTCGACGAATGCCACCGGGGCAGCGCGAGGGAGGATTCGGTCTGGCGAGATATCCTGGAATACTTCGAGCCTGCATTCCAACTCGGTCTCACCGCCACACCAGTAAGGCGGCACGATGGCGACAGCTACGACTACTTCGGCGATCCGATCTACACCTACTCGCTGAAGCAAGGGATTGAAGACGGCTTCCTAGCTCCATACCGAGTCCATCGCATCGTCACGCATTACGACGCGGTTGGCTACCGGCCCAGTCAGGGCGAGGTAGATCGGCTCGGTCAGGCGATCCCGGACGGTGAGTACAGCACGAAGGACTTTGAGCGAACGATTGCCCTCCGGGCGCGCACTAAGGCGATCGCGAAGCACTTGACAGATTTCATGAAAGCACACGATCGGTTCGCTAAAACGATCGTCTTCTGCGTCGATCAAGAACACGCCGCTGAGATGAGGCAGGAGTTGATAAACCTCAACTCTGACCTGGTTAAGAAGCATCCAAACTACGTCTGTCGCGTTACGGCCGACGAAGGAGACCTAGGCAAAGGACACCTTTCCGACTTCCAAGACTTGGAGAAATCGACGCCCGTTATCCTCACAACGAGCCAATTGCTGACGACCGGGGTCGATGCCCCGACTGTCAAGAATGTCGTTCTCGCTCGCATCATCGGATCGATGGTTGAGTTCAAGCAGATCATTGGACGCGGTACGCGCGTGCGCGAAGACTACGGCAAGCTCTTTTTCAATATTCTCGACTACACCGGCACAGCGGTCACGATGTTCGCTGATCCAGACTTCGACGGCGAGCCATTGCCACCTGACGAGCCTGGAGGTGGGGGAGACGGCGAACCGCCGCAGGTTCGAGAAGGACGTCGCAAGTATTACGTGGACGACGGAGTAGTTCAGGTGGTCGCGCATGTGGTCTACGAACTCGATGCGAACGGCAACCAACTTCGTGTCATTCAATACACAGACTTCACCAAAGAGCAAGTTCGGAGGCTCTATCCAAGTGCGGAAGACTTGCTCGCGGATTGGTCGAAGCCGGACAAGCGCACGCAGATCATCGAAGCCCTTCGTGATAGAGGGATTGAGTTTGACGAACTTGCTAAGGTTGCGGGAAAGCCAGACGCCGATCCCTTCGACCTCATGTGCCATCTCGCATATGGTGCACCCCTGCGGTCCAGGCGAGAACGCGCGCAGAACCTCAAGAAGCGGCAGGCCGAGTTCTTCGACCAATTCGGTCCGACCGCGAGGATGATCCTCGAAGAGCTACTCGCGAAATACGAGGAGGTGGGTGCGAGTCAGTTCGTCATCCCCGATGTTCTCCAAGTTCCCCCCATCTCAGAGCACGGCTCAATCCAGGAAATTGCCTCTGAGTTCGGCGGTCCAGTTCAACTGCGTGACGCGGTGACGAAGCTACAGGAAATGCTCTATATCTCGGAGGTCGGATGA
- a CDS encoding helix-turn-helix transcriptional regulator: MTEEVGPSNRYGAKQRDLRVAKGLTLRKFADALGVSPTYVSGVENGTLPPPTPDRLTKIAELLETSLDDLIGLAGRWDDVAKQAVEDRPEFVRLFRAAKDLSREQVEQLSKLAEELSEDGDGV; this comes from the coding sequence ATGACGGAAGAAGTGGGTCCATCCAATCGCTACGGAGCCAAGCAGCGGGATCTCCGGGTTGCGAAGGGCCTGACGCTCCGGAAGTTCGCAGATGCCCTGGGCGTCAGTCCAACCTATGTGAGCGGGGTTGAGAACGGGACCTTGCCGCCACCAACGCCCGATCGACTCACCAAAATCGCGGAACTGCTCGAAACTTCGCTTGATGATCTAATTGGACTCGCCGGTCGATGGGATGACGTAGCCAAGCAAGCCGTGGAGGATCGACCCGAGTTCGTCAGGTTGTTCCGAGCGGCAAAGGACCTCTCCCGTGAACAGGTCGAACAGCTTTCTAAACTAGCTGAGGAGCTTTCTGAGGATGGCGACGGAGTTTGA